The DNA segment GCGACCGATTGGACAAGTCGATAAAGGTCACCGGCCGCCATGTGGCAAAGCTGAATCGCCAACGGATCACCATCAACTGCGGCAGCTTCGACTAACTTTGACAGCGATGCAATGAACGATCGACCTCGCTTAGCCGCAATCTGCGGCAACTCGCGAGGATCGGACAGCCGGAGAAAATCAAGGGCACGGTCAATCAACATTGACGGTTGACGCTGTTTGTCGAAGACCAATGACACACTGCGAAGCAATTCAACCCCCAACCAGTAGCCACTACCTTGATCACCGATAACAGGCCCCCATCCACCAGCACGAGCAATTCGACCATCGACAGACCGCCCGTAGGCGAAAGAGCCAGTACCACAAATCAATGCAACTTGGCCAATCTCCCCCGCGAACTCTTGCAGCAACGGTTCGGCATCATTCACAATCAAAATATGCTCCGCCAACCGACAGGACTTCGCCCAGCCCGCAACCGTCTGTCGCACTCCAGGTCGATCACTGCCCGCTAGGGCAAAACAGATGCTGGACACGGGCTGCCAGTCGATCGCCGAGCTCAGGAAGGCCTCTCGCATCGCGGCCTCGAGATTTCCCAAGGCCAGCTCTGCACCCTCAACAACGAGGTTCGATGAACCTGTCGTCGCACGAGATAAAATGATCGGTCCGGTCTGCGAGCTTTCTGCCAAGCAGGCGGTGGTTTTGCTACCTCCACCGTCGATGCCGAACAATAATTTTCTTTGCATGTGCGAACACTCTCGTTCCACCGATCAGCCGATTCAACCTTCGATCGCCGTTCGTAAATGCCCCTGACATTTC comes from the Pirellulaceae bacterium genome and includes:
- a CDS encoding BadF/BadG/BcrA/BcrD ATPase family protein, which translates into the protein MQRKLLFGIDGGGSKTTACLAESSQTGPIILSRATTGSSNLVVEGAELALGNLEAAMREAFLSSAIDWQPVSSICFALAGSDRPGVRQTVAGWAKSCRLAEHILIVNDAEPLLQEFAGEIGQVALICGTGSFAYGRSVDGRIARAGGWGPVIGDQGSGYWLGVELLRSVSLVFDKQRQPSMLIDRALDFLRLSDPRELPQIAAKRGRSFIASLSKLVEAAAVDGDPLAIQLCHMAAGDLYRLVQSVASQLQFATAGFDLILSGGLLQNPSVVARMLDEALAEANVFPRAIHRSCDPILGAVRLAYLKMSE